In the genome of Nitratireductor sp. GISD-1A_MAKvit, the window GCGAGATCGCCGTTTCTCCCGCCAGGGGAAGTGTGACCAGCAAAACCGACCGGCTGCGCGTGCGTGCCGCATGGATGTATTTCGTCGAGCAGAAAACGCAGAACGAAATCGCCGAGATTCTGGGCATTGGGCGTGTCAGCGTGGTGCGCATGCTCGCGGACGCGCGCGCCCGCAACGAGGTCAAGATCACCATCGAGGGTGACCTTGCCGAAATCACCAGCATGGAGCGCGCGCTTGAGGAGCGGTTCGGTCTGGAACGCGCTGTCGTGGCGCCGCTCTCAGACCCTGATGCCGACCCCATTCCCGCCATCAGCGCTGCTACGGGAAGCCATGTTTCGGATGTGATGTCATCCGATATGTCGGTGGGGGTGGGCTGGGGGCGCACTCTTTTCGGCTCGCTTCCGTTCATCCGGGCGCGGCCACTCGCCGATTTCAAGGTCATTTCGCTGCTTGGCGGTGTTGGCGTTGCTCGCCGATTCAACCCGGCCGAATTTGCCTGGCGGTTTGCGCGTGCGTTCCAGGGCGACGGGTATCTCATTCCTGCGCCTGCGGTGGTGGACAGTGTCGAGACCAAGGCAGCGCTGATCGAGCGTTGCGGTTTACACGAGATCCTCGCATTGGCCGACACGCTGGATGCGGTCATCATCTCTGTCGGCGGTCTGGCATCGGCCACCACATTCTACCGTGGGGGCTATCTCTCGGAGGCCGTGCGCGAGGCGCTGGAAAACCAGGGAGCCGTTGGAGACATTCTCTACCATTTCTATGACCGGGACGGGCAACTCGTTGACCACCCGATCAATGAGCGGGTGATGTCGGTCGATGTGGACCGGCTGCGCCGCGCGCCCATGCGCATTCTCACCTCTGGCGGTGAAGACAAGATCGAAGCGCTGATCGGCGCCATGAAACTGGTGGAGCCCACGGTTTTCATTACGGATGAAGAAAGTGCCCGCAGAATGCTGTCGTTGGCGTAAGACCGGGCGGGGGGTGCCGCGGTGACTGAAATCCTTCTCTGCTCTATGTGAAATCTTCTTCAAGCCGTCTATAAACGGTTGGGATTTCATGTCCTTTTGATTATGAGGCTGACAGGGCCCATGGGGAGAACGCAGTCAACGATGGTAGACAGGTTTGCGCGGCGCTTTCTGCCTTCCTTTTCGGTCTTACGCAGCTTCGCTTCCGCAGCGCGTCACCAGAGCTTCACGCTTGCAGCGGAAGAACTGAATCTCACGCAAAGTGCTGTCAGCCGCCACATACGAGACATGGAGACTGCGCTGGGCTTCAGTCTTTTCCGCCGCGTGGGGCGCCGGGTGGTGCTTACGCCCGCCGGCAAGAATCTTGCCGATGCCCTCGACGATGATCTGAGCCGAATCACCCAGACACTGCACCGGGCAATCGCCGCCGGCATGTCGGGCGCCACGCTCAATGTGGCCAGTCTGCCGACGTTTGCCGCACGCTGGCTCATACCGCGCCTTCCGGAATTCGAGAAGCTGCATCCCGGCATCGGGATCAATCTGACAGCCCGGATCAATCCCTTCGATCTCGCGCATGAGCGGTTCGATGTGGCGATCCATTTCGGGCGCGAAAACTGGCCCGATGCACGTCTTACAAAGCTGTGTGACGAAGCGATGATCGCAGTTGCATCGCCGCGGTTCATTGAAACGCACAATGTGACGGGGGCGGAAAGCCTTCTCGATGCGCCGCTTTTGCACCTGCAAAGCCGGCCGGGGGCATGGTCGGACTGGATGCGCGAGGCCGGTGTTGGTGATGTGCCGGCGCTACCTGGCAAGCAGTTCGATCAGTTCACCATGGTGATTGCGGGCGCAATGGCCGGTCTTGGGGCAGGACTTGTTCCGGCCTATCTTATCGAGGAGGAGCTTCGCTCTGGCATTCTTGCGCAGATTGGCGATGCCGTACTTGCGACCCAGAACAGCTATTTTCTCGTGCAGCCTCTTGGCGTTGAGAACCCGTCTGCAGATGCTTTCGTGTCCTGGGTGATAGCGCAGGTCTGAGGCCCGACGGCGACGCCGGATATGCTCAATCTGCAAGATTTTATGGGAGATACATGATCGTCGATCATGAATGCAGTCCGATTTTCCGTTTTCAATCGGCTTCGGCTCTTCCTACATTCCAGCCAGGGGCCGGTCCGGCCGCGCGGCATTCTGCTGCGATTTTCGTGATGAATATTATGAGGGAGCGAAGCACCCATGAACGTCAAGAATGAAACAAGCGAGCTTTTGAAGCGGCTCGGCGTCGACGAGAAAGCTTTTACGGGTGGCGATCTGACCGTGCGGACGCCGGTGACCGGCGAGGAAATTGCCGCAGTCACTTCGATTTCGGCTGACGCTGCGGGTGCTGCCATTGAACGTGCACACACGGCTTTCAAGGCATGGCGCAATGTTCCCGGCCCGCGCCGTGGCGAACTGGTGCGTCTGCTGGGCGAGGAACTGCGCGCCTCCAAGGACGATCTCGGCCGTCTGGTTTCCATCGAAGTGGGCAAGATTCGCTCCGAGGGTCTGGGCGAAGTTCAGGAGATGATCGACATCTGCGACTTTGCAGTTGGCCTTTCGCGTCAGCTTTACGGCCTGACCATCGCCACCGAGCGCCCCGGTCACCGTATGATGGAGACCTGGCATCCGCTTGGCGTGGTCGGTGTGATCTCGGCCTTCAACTTCCCTGTCGCGGTCTGGTCGTGGAATGCGGCACTGGCGCTTGTCTGCGGTGACAGTGTGGTGTGGAAGCCGTCTGAAAAGACGCCGCTGACGGCACTCGCCTGCGAGGCCATCTTCAAGCGTGCCGTCGCGCGCTTCGGTGACGATGCACCCGCCGACCTGCTCACCGTGCTGATGGGCGACCGCGCCGTCGGTGAAGTCATGGTCGACCACCCGAAAGTGCCGCTTGTCTCGGCCACCGGCTCAACCCGCATGGGTCGCGAGGTTGGTCCGCGTCTGGCCAAGCGTTTCGCCCGCGCGGTTCTGGAGCTTGGTGGCAACAATGCCGGCATCGTCTGCCCCTCGGCAGATCTCGACATGGCGTTGCGCGCCATTGCGTTCGGCGCCATGGGCACTGCGGGACAGCGTTGCACCACGCTGCGTCGCCTGTTCGTGCATGAATCGGTCTATGATGAGCTTCTTCCGCGCCTGCGCAAGGCCTACGAATCGGTCTCCGTCGGAAGCCCGCTCACGACCGATGCGCTGGTTGGTCCGCTGGTCGACAAGGCCGCGTTCGACAACATGCAGAAGGCGCTCGAAGAGGCGAAGAAGCTCGGCGGCAAGGTTGTTGGCGGCGCGCGTTTCGACAGCGGCGATGCGGACGCCTATTACGCGCATCCGGCTCTGGTCGAGATGCCGGAACAGGCAGGTGTCGTACTGGAAGAGACATTTGCCCCGATCCTCTATGTGATGAAGTACAGCGATTTTGACGATGCGCTGGAGCAGCACAACGCCGTCGGTGCTGGCCTTTCATCCTGTGTGTTCACGACGGATATGCGCGAAGCCGAGGAATTCCTCAGTGCACGTGGCTCGGACTGCGGTATCGCCAACGTCAACATCGGAACTTCCGGCGCTGAAATTGGCGGCGCGTTTGGCGGCGAGAAGGAAACCGGCGGTGGCCGCGAATCCGGCTCGGATGCATGGAAAGCCTATATGCGCCGCGCCACGAACACGGTGAACTATTCCAAGGAACTGCCGCTCGCACAGGGCGTCTCGTTCGACATCGAGTAGGGCGAAAACCACGGCAACAAAAAGGGCGGCTCCGGGCCGCCCTTTTCATATTCGGCTGCTGGCCGGGATCATTCCATGCCGAGCGCGGCCTTGTAGAGGTCGATCATTGCCTCTTCTTCCTGCCGCTCCGCCTGGTCTTTCTTGCGCAGCCGCACGATGCTGCGCACAGCCTTGGTGTCGAAGCCGTTCGCCTTCATCTCGGCATAGACTTCCTTGATGTCCTCGGCGATCGTCTTCTTGTCTTCTTCAAGACGCTCGACACGCTCTATAAAGGCGCGAAGCTGGCCCGCGGCCACTGTATCGGCGGTCTCGGTCGTGATGTCGTCGGCCATGCAAAACTCCGGTCGATTGTTCGAAAGGCCCGCGAGTCGGGGCGTTTGATTATGGCAGGTTCGATGCCTCAGCTGCGCCCGGTGGTCAAGGCATTTGCTGTTCTGGAACCGTCTGCTGCTGCCAGCCGGGTGTTTCCTTAATGATCCTTCGGCCGGTTTTCCTCGAATGCCGCCTTCTGCTGAGCCGTCGCTTCGGTCTGGTGTCTGGCGCGCCATTCGTCATACGGCATTCCATAGATGATCTCGCGCGATTCTTCCTTGGACAGTGCGATGCCCTCTGCCTCTGCCGCATCCCGATACCAGTTCGACAGGCAGTTGCGGCAAAAACCGGCCAGATTCATCATGTCGATGTTCTGGACATCGGTGCGTGCACGCAGATGCTCGACCAGACGGCGAAACGCGGCGGCTTCCAGGTCCCGTTTCTTTTCATCGTTCAGCGTGGTCATGGCGTCCTCCTTTACGGCTCGTCGTTCCGCGATCCAAAATGCATGGTCCTGTGCATATCGGGCCGCGCGTTGATGGCTTCAAGCATGGGGGCGAGTTTCTCCGCCCAGGCCGCCGCGCCTGCCTCATCGGCAATCAGATCCTGACGGATCTCGATCAGCGCGTAGGGAAAACCTCTCATCGTCGCATGCGTGTGCATTGTGTCCCCGGGATAGGACCCGTCATAGGGCTCATTGTCCCCGACGGTGAGATCTCCCTGTGCCCGCAGCATCTCGATCAATGGTCCTGCCGCGCGGTCGTCCCTGTCCCACAGAACGCCCACCTCCCATGGTCGCCACCGGCCGAGCAGGAAAGGCGTGAAAGAATGTATCGAGATGAGCACCGGGGCCTGTCCCGTGGCGTCCTCGACTTCTTTCGCTGCAGAAGCCAATGCCCTGTGATAAGGCAGGTAGTAGCAGTCGATGCGGGTTTGCCGTTCTGCGGCGCTCAGTGGATAGTTTCCTGGTATGATGGTCCCGTCATAAAGCTGGCGGACGAGTGTCGGATCGTCGAGGCCGCGATTGGGATCGATCAGGAGACGCGAGAAACCACAAAGAATTGCCGGTACGTGCAGTTTCGCTGCGAGAATGCGCGTTACGGCCTCCACGCCGATATCGTAGGCGATATGGCGTTCCAGTTCGGTGGCCGGAATGCCCAGCGTGCCGTAATGGTCTGGCAGAGCGCGGCGGGCATGATCGGCGACAAGCAGGAGCCCTTTCGCCGAATCACCGGGCAGAAACTCGAATGGCGATGTGAAGGCGATGGCGCTCATGAAATGAAACCGGACAGCCGGTGCTGTAATTAAATGCCGACTGATTGCCGGGTAACTCCGTAGTTTCACGATGCCGCCTGTCGCGCAAGTCTATCGATGAAATGATACGGTGGAAGCCGATGTCGCGTTGACAGGCGCCCGGACATTGCCGAAAAGGAAAATATGCTCAGGTCGAATTCAATGTTGTCAAAAATACTTCGACGGGCGTCGCTCGCAAAACACCGGATGGTTGGGCTGTCAGTCGTTTCGGCCGGTCTGGTGTTTGCGGTCCTGGCGCCAACACCTGCATTTGCCGATTTCCGGGTTTGCAACTCGACCCAGAACCTCGTCGGTGTGGCGATCGGATACCGCACCGCTTCCGGCTGGATCAGTGAGGGGTGGTGGCGCATCGAGAAATCGAGCTGCAAGACCCTGATCGAAGGTCCTTTGGAATCCCGATATTATTACCTGTATGCGGAAGACGCGGCGAGCGGTGGACGCTGGGAAGGGGAGGTGCAGATGTGCGTTGCACTGACCGAATTCAAGATTGCCGGCACCAATGATTGTTTTGCGCGGGGCTTCCAGCGTGCCGGATTCCAGGAATATGACACCCGCGAACAGGAAAACTGGATGGTGGATTTGACCGACGGACCGGCAGAAAACAGCACGTTGACGAATTCGGATGCTTCGCAATGAGGCGCAATCGCAAGGTCAAGATTCTCGCCACGCTCGGTCCTGCCTCCTCCGAGGAAGAAAGCATTCAGCGGCTGTTCGAGGCAGGTGCAGACGTGTTCCGCATCAATATGAGCCATGCCAGCCATGATCTGATGCGCACGCTGGTGGGGCGAATCCGCTCCGTGGAAAAGAAAGTCGGGCACCCTATCGGCATCCTTGCCGATCTTCAGGGACCGAAACTTCGCGTCGGCACGTTTGCGGACAAGAGTGTCGAGCTTTCGGTTGGACAGGCTTTCACGCTGGATGCAGATCCTGCGCCCGGCAACGACAAACGGGTTCATCTGCCTCATCCCGAAATTCTGAAATCCGTGGAACCCGGCCACCGCCTTCTGATCGATGATGGTCGGCTTCAGCTCAAGGCCGTCAAGAATGATGGCAAGGCAATCACCTGCGAAGTGGTTGCCGGCAACAGGATTTCTGATCGGAAAGGCGTGAGCCTTCCCGACACGGACCTGCCGATGGGCGCGCTGACCGCCAAGGATCGCAAGGATCTCGATGCGGTCCTGTCTTCCGATGTCGACTGGATTGCGCTGTCCTTCATTCAAAGACCCGAGGATCTGGCCGAGGTGCGCAAGGTCGCACGGGGGCGTGCTGCGCTTCTTGCCAAAATCGAGAAGCCGCAGGCCGTGAAGCGTCTGGCGGAGATCATCGAGCTTTCCGATGCATTGATGGTTGCACGTGGCGATCTCGGGGTCGAGATGCCGCTTGAGGCCGTTCCGGGCATCCAGAAGCAGATCACGCGCGCCTGCCGCCGGGCGGGCAAGCCTGTCGTGGTGGCCACGCAGATGCTTGAGTCGATGATCTCGGCTCCGGTTCCCACACGTGCCGAGGTTTCGGACGTCGCAACCGCCGTGTTCGAAGGCGCGGATGCTGTCATGCTTTCGGCAGAATCGGCGGCGGGCGAGTATCCCGTGGAGGCCGTTGCCACGATGGACTCCATTGCCACCAAGGTGGAGCAGGATCCGACATATCCGACGATAATCAACGGTCAACGCACGGAGCCCGAGCCAACGGGTGCGGATGCCATTTCCATGGCCTCACGCCAAATTGCCGAGACACTCAATCTTTCGGCGATCATTTCCTACACCTCCTCAGGTACAACGGGGCTGCGTGCCGCACGTGAGCGCCCACATGTACCGATCATCGCGCTTTCGCCGGTTGTGGAAACGGCCCCGCCGCCTGTCCCTGGTATGGGGCACGCACTGCGTGGTTACGGAGGATGCTGCGGATCTCGATGACATGGTCAACCGTGCCTGCCGCATCGCCTACGAAGAGGGCTTTGCCAAACCGGGCAATCGCGTGATTGTGACCGCCGGTGTGCCGCTTGGAACCCCCGGCGCGACCAACATGCTGCGCATTGCCTATGTCGGATCGGACGGTCTGGGCGGGATCTGAACCCTGTTGAGACATAAGCATGACCGGCGAGCCTGGCTCGCCGGTGGCTGCCGTGTGTAGAGCCCCCGCCTGTTCTCCCGCGTTCAGCTTGCGAGGGGGGAGAGGCGCCCCTGACGCCGGTCAGATGCCCTGGCCGTCCAGCTCGTCGGATATCTCGGCTATTGCGCTCTGTGCGCTTCGCAGCATGGGATAGATCTCCAGAACCTTTTCATAGGCGGCAAGGGCCTGCTCATCGCGCCCGCTTTGTTGCAGAATGCGAGCCAGGCCTGCCAATGCTCCGAAATGGCGTGGCTCCAGCTCCAGGGTTCGCGAGATGTCGGCCATGGCGCGGGCATGGTCATTCATCATGAAGTGCACCGTGGCGCGGCGATTCCATCCTTCCGGGTATGTGGGAAACAGAAGGGTAACCTGATCGAGGAAATCCAGAGCGACGGAAAACTTCTCCGCCTTGATTGCATCGTTCGCCCAGCCCATCAGGAGATTGGCTGTGTCGCTGTCGGAATCGGACAGGGCCCTGCCGATGCGCAGGGCTATGCGACGAGCGGCCTGCTCGTTTGGTTCTTTTTTGAGGGTTTGGAAAAGCGCATCAAGGCGCGTCTGACTTTCCTCTGCCGCTTTAGGCAGTGATTCGCCAGGGCGAGGCTCGTCCTCGGCCTGAGCGGCCGCCAGACTCGCCAGAAAGGCAATCGAAAAGGCAATCAGGAATCGCACCATGCCGCGATAATAAGCGCGGCTGGTGAAAAGGAAAACTGAATTTCGCGTGAGGTCCGCCGAAACCGGCGGATCAGCCCTGCCGTGCCTTGAAGCGCGGGTTGGACTTGTTGATGATGTAGATGCGGCCCTTGCGACGAACCATGCGGTTTTCGCGGTGACGGGTCTTCAGCGCCTTGAGCGAGTTTTTGATTTTCATCGTTCTTGTCCGTGGTTGGCCGTGCGGCCCGAAATGAGAAGGCGCGCTGTCATGCGCGCCACAAGTCGATGGGCTCATAGACGAGGATCGCTGTCCATGTCAACCTCCAGACCGGTCTGCGCCGCCACAAAGCGGCGGTTCGGGCCGGAGAATTCAGATTTTCAGGCAACGTCTTTCCCGAAGGAAACTCACATGGCACGACACGGATATCTTTTTTCCATCGCCCTCGCCGCGCTGGTTGGCCCGCTCTGGCTTGCTGGCGCTGCAGCCCAGGAGCCCGATTGCGGAAGTCCGCAGACACAGCTCGACATGACACAGTGTGCGAGTGAGGATTACCGCATCGCCGATGCCGAACTGAATGCGCGGTACGGCGCGGTCATGCGCCGCTACGAAAGCAACGAGGAGGGGCGTCGCATGCTGCAGGATGCGCAGCGTGCCTGGATCCGGTTTCGCGATGCGGAGTGCGCCCTGGCCACGCTCAGCGTGCGCGGCGGATCCATTGAGCCGATGATACGGGCGCAATGTCTTCAGGAACTGACCGAAACGCGTGCACGGCAACTGGAAGAACTTGCGCAGTGCGAAGAGGGAGATCTCAGCTGCCTGTGAGCCGAGTGAAATGCCCCATCTTTCTGCCGGCCCGGATATCGCTCTTGCCATAGAGATGCAGCATCAGACCGGGTTCGGTGAGGAGGTCGGGTGCGCGTAGAACCTCGTCGCCGATCAGGTTTTCCATGATGCAGTCGGAGTGTCTTGCGGTGCTGCCCAGCGGCAGGGCCGGCCACCGCGCGGATATGCTGGTCGAACTGCGAAACCACACACGCCGCTTCGGTCCAGTGACCCGAGTTGTGAACCCGGGGGGCGATCTCGTTGACCAGCACCTTGCCGTTGTCGAGAACGAAAAACTCGACACCCAGCACTCCGACATACTGGAGCGCGGAAAGAATGTCCCTTGCCGCCTGGCAGACTGCAGCCGAGGTTTCGCGATCAACCATGGCAGGCACGGTGGAGCGATGCAGGATCCCGTTGCGATGTTCGTTCTCTGCGGGATCGTAGGTGGCCATGCTGCCATCCTGTGCACGCGCGGCAATCACGGAGACTTCCCTGCGAAAGGGAACAAGCGCTTCCAGGATCAGCGGAACATTGCCCATATTGGCATAAACGGGTTCGTCGCCGACCGATTGGTTGGGCCGAAAGACCCGCTGACCCTTACCATCATAGCCTAGGCGGCGCGTCTTGAGGACGCCGCCGGAAAAGCGTTTCAGGCCCTGAGCCAGGTCTTCGTCGTTGTCTACCGATATGAAGGGGGCGGTGGAGATACCATTGGAATTCAGAAAGATCTTCTCCGCCAGCCGATCCTGCGCTGCTTCCAGTGCCTCGGGGGGCGGAAAAACGGGCACTTCTTCGGAGAGGGAAGAAACAGTTGCCACCGGCACGTTTTCAAATTCGTAGGTCACCACATCGCACGTTTCGGTGAGGCGGCTCAGCGCCTGTGCGTCGTCGTAGGCAGCGTGGATAAAGGTGTTGGAGACCTGTGCTGCAGGACTATCCGCCGAAGGGTCGAGCACGACAGTGCGGTATCCAAGTCGAGCTGCGGAAATTGCCAGCATCCGGCCGAGCTGGCCGCCACCGAGGATTCCGATGGTTGCGTCTTGTCGAAGTGGTCCTGCCATGGTCAGTCCACCGGGTATTCTGCAACCTGCGCCGCCTGTTCGGCGCGCCAGGCATCCAGTCTTTCTGCGAGTTCGATATCCTGAAGTGCAAGCACCGCAGCCGAGAGAAGAGCGGCATTGATTGCGCCAGCGCGACCGATGGCCAGTGTGCCGACGGGGATGCCGGCTGGCATCTGCACGATGGACAGAAGCGAGTCCTGGCCGGAAAGCGCCTTCGATTCGACGGGCACGCCGAACACGGGAAGTGGTGTCATCGCGGCGGTCATGCCGGGCAGGTGCGCGGCCCCGCCCGCCCCGGCGATGATGGTCTGAAAGCCTTCATCCCGCGCGCTCTTGGCAAACTCGTAAAGACGATCTGGCGTGCGGTGTGCCGAAACGATCCGCGCCTCATACTCGACACCCAGCTGGTCCAGCGTATCGGCGGCATGGCGCATGGTCGCCCAGTCGGATTGACTTCCCATGATAATCGCTACTCGAGCAGACCGGTCAGCCATCGAAACCTCTCGCAATCAAAAAACAGGCTGTAATCAAAAGCGAAGCCCATCGCAACCTTGAACGGGCGATCACCGGAGTTCAGGCGATGATGTCGGGTATGATGCTGTCTTCGAGTTCCTGAAGCCGGTCTTTCAGCGCCAGCTTCTTCTTTTTCATGCGCTGAATGCGAAGCGGGTCCGTACCCGTGGCGATCATTGCATTGATTGCGGCATCGAAATCCGCATGGTCCTGTTTGAGGCGGGCAAATTCCAGCCGAATTTCCGCCTGTTCCTGTTCAGATGTCACCACAGCCAGCCGACCCAAATGTGCGAAAACATTTTGCAAGCGTTCGGGAGAGCGCCCGGACAAACGTGCAAACCGCTCGATGCCGTAGGGGTTGTCCCGCCAGCGCGGGCGCTTATACCACATTTCGATGTTACGGGAAATGCTACTAGACTGCGTTCGACAAGCCACATTTGTAATGGCACACTGATTGGATCGCCGGTCCATGGGGCGGGTAAAAGGGTCGGCGAGTTCTCGAGGAAACAAAGGAGAACCCTATCATGTCTCTTGAATCCCATCTTGCAGAGTTGAAACGCAAACATGGCGAACTGGAGCGTGAGCTCGACAATGCGAAGCTCCATCCCTCTGTTGATGAACTCGATGTGGCTCAACTCAAGCGGCGCAAGCTGGCCATCAAGGACGAGATGGAGAAGCTCAGAGCAGGTGTAACGCGTCATTGAAATCATGTGCGGTCAGGCGGTTGCCTGATAGCGCGACATACTGACAGCACAACTTGAGATGCATGGCCTCCGCCTCGGTATCTGGCCGGGTGCGGGGGCCTTTCCTTTGCATGATCACAAGGATTTCTCCCGCCGGCTCCCTACCCTGACCTGATTGTTGAAGCCTAACTGTCGGATTCGGACGCCGTGTCCTCGGCATCGCTGCGCGGGTCGAGCACTGCTGCCTGCGGTGTAACGGCACGCTCGGAGGGCAGGGTCTTGAAGGCTTCTCGCTCATCGGCCGGAATGGGCGCCCGTCGCGAGATGCGCAGCAATGCATAGAGTCCAAGGCCAATATGCGCCACCGAGGTGGTCAGGAACAGGCTTTCAGGCTGCAAACTCTCCATCAGGAAACCGCCGATCAGCGGTCCCATCATGGTCCCGGCGCCGTATAGAAAGAGAAGCCCGCTGGCCACTTTCACGAAATCTTCCGGCGCGGCGTAATCGTTCGCATGGGCAACGATGATGGAATACATCGTGTATGCGAAGGCGCCGTAGACCGCAGTCATGATGATCACATAGGTTCCATCGCGCGGGGCCGTCAGAAGAATGAGCAGGCCAACGATACCCGAGCCGAAGGCTCCGCCTGCGATCACGTAGCGCCTGTCCACACGGTCGGACAGCCGGCCGGCTGGAAGTTGCAGCGCGGCCCCTGCCAGAACGGCGATGCTCATCATGGTGGCGATCTGCAAGGTTGAAATGCCGATCAGCCCGCCATAGACCGCGCCCAGCGTGCCCCAGGCGCCATTTGCCATTCCGATGAGCAGGCAGCCGACGAACGCAACCGGAGAATTGTGGTAGAGCGCTTTGAGATCAAGCGAGGCCTGAGCCAGCGGTTCGGGGCTTACAGCCTTGGAAACGGCCGTGGGAATGAGCGCCATGCAGAACAGGATTCCCGTGGTCATGAACAGGATCGTGCTCGACACATTGCCGAAGGCGACGGTCATTTGCCCGGCAGTCAATGAAGCATAGGTCAGCATCATGTAGATGCCGAAGACCGTACCGCGGTTTTCGTTGGTGGATTTTTCGTTCAACCAGCTTTCGATCACCATGAACGCGCCGGCCATGGTGAAGCCGGTAAATATGCGAAGGATGATCCATCCGGCCGGATCCACCCACATGCCGGTCAGAAGCGCGATGATGGCGCCCGAGGCGGCGAAGGCGCCAAATGCGCGCACATGCCCGGCACGCCTTACAATGCGTGGTGCAATGAAGCAGCCGGCCACAAAACCCGCAGCCCAGGCGGCGCCGAGCGCGCCGAGCGATGCGGTGGGAAAGCCCTCGATCTGGCCCCGTAGCGGCAGCAGGAGGCCGTGCAACCCCGAGCCGGTGAGCAAGAAAGCCGTACCGAGCAGTAATGCGATGATGGACCCGAGTGGTGACAGCATTGGTGCTTCCGAAGAATTGCGTGAATGAAAGGGCGGGATGTCCGACACCATCCATGCCATCGCCATCCAATCATGGCGTCAGCAAGGCCGGCGCCTTGTCCTGAGAGCTTCTTCGAGACACGCGGATGACACTATGTGCGAATAAGCGGCGCGGCGGCATCGCAAAACCGTCTTTCCAGATCTCGTTTGCGCAGTCGGGCGCGTTTCAACTCCGGCGAAACAACGCTTCGGCCGCGGTCTTCGTTGCCCCCTTGCACTGGATCTCCTGTTCGAGCCGGACAATCTCTTCCTTGAGCCGGGTCACGCGGTTCGTGAGTTCCTCCACCGAAAGCAGCGAAAGATCCTGCCCGATCTGATGTTCTGAAGCAGCTTTGACGTCGTCTTCGTCGAATATGCCCATCGCGCACACTCCCTCTGTCTCCCCGCGGCCAACGCTCCGAGTGCTGGCAATCGGTTCATCGCGGGTTCCCGCTCTTGATCCGATTGCACCACTCGCCGATTGTGTTGGCGGTTGTTTCTCAAATCAACAGGGGCATGATGAATAAAACAGCGCTTCCAGAAAAGATGACGGTGGTGGCAATCCAGGAGCCGGGCGGGCCGATGGTGTTGAAACCGGAGCATCGTGAAGTCCCGAAGCCGGGTGAGGGAGAAATCCTCATCCGGGTGCGTGCGGCAGGCATCAACCGCCCCGACGTGTTCCAGCGCAAGGGGCTTTATCCCGCACCCCCCGGCGCTTCGGATCTGCCCGGGCTTGAAGCGGCCGGGGAAGTGGCAGCCGTCGGGG includes:
- a CDS encoding YdcH family protein, with amino-acid sequence MVTSEQEQAEIRLEFARLKQDHADFDAAINAMIATGTDPLRIQRMKKKKLALKDRLQELEDSIIPDIIA
- a CDS encoding MFS transporter produces the protein MLSPLGSIIALLLGTAFLLTGSGLHGLLLPLRGQIEGFPTASLGALGAAWAAGFVAGCFIAPRIVRRAGHVRAFGAFAASGAIIALLTGMWVDPAGWIILRIFTGFTMAGAFMVIESWLNEKSTNENRGTVFGIYMMLTYASLTAGQMTVAFGNVSSTILFMTTGILFCMALIPTAVSKAVSPEPLAQASLDLKALYHNSPVAFVGCLLIGMANGAWGTLGAVYGGLIGISTLQIATMMSIAVLAGAALQLPAGRLSDRVDRRYVIAGGAFGSGIVGLLILLTAPRDGTYVIIMTAVYGAFAYTMYSIIVAHANDYAAPEDFVKVASGLLFLYGAGTMMGPLIGGFLMESLQPESLFLTTSVAHIGLGLYALLRISRRAPIPADEREAFKTLPSERAVTPQAAVLDPRSDAEDTASESDS
- the purE gene encoding 5-(carboxyamino)imidazole ribonucleotide mutase translates to MADRSARVAIIMGSQSDWATMRHAADTLDQLGVEYEARIVSAHRTPDRLYEFAKSARDEGFQTIIAGAGGAAHLPGMTAAMTPLPVFGVPVESKALSGQDSLLSIVQMPAGIPVGTLAIGRAGAINAALLSAAVLALQDIELAERLDAWRAEQAAQVAEYPVD
- a CDS encoding YdcH family protein gives rise to the protein MSLESHLAELKRKHGELERELDNAKLHPSVDELDVAQLKRRKLAIKDEMEKLRAGVTRH
- a CDS encoding DUF1192 domain-containing protein, translating into MGIFDEDDVKAASEHQIGQDLSLLSVEELTNRVTRLKEEIVRLEQEIQCKGATKTAAEALFRRS
- a CDS encoding lysozyme inhibitor LprI family protein, encoding MARHGYLFSIALAALVGPLWLAGAAAQEPDCGSPQTQLDMTQCASEDYRIADAELNARYGAVMRRYESNEEGRRMLQDAQRAWIRFRDAECALATLSVRGGSIEPMIRAQCLQELTETRARQLEELAQCEEGDLSCL